The nucleotide window CTGGTAAATTATTCTCAACAATTGCTCCGAGGTATAAGGATAGAAAAGGGGGATATACACGCATCACCAAAATCCATTCAAGAATGGCAGATGCTCGCAAAGAGGCGATAATAGAATTTGTTTAACATGACCACACACAAAATAGATGCAAAAGAAAAGAGAATCGGCAGAATCGCAAGTGAGGCGGCGCAGTTTCTCATGGGTAAAAACACGGTCACATATGTGCGCAACCAAATTCCGGAGATTACAGTGAGCATTGAAAATGCTTCAAAAATGCAGATAGACGCCGGGAAACGAGAGAAAAATAAGTATATACACTATA belongs to Patescibacteria group bacterium and includes:
- the rplM gene encoding 50S ribosomal protein L13 is translated as MTTHKIDAKEKRIGRIASEAAQFLMGKNTVTYVRNQIPEITVSIENASKMQIDAGKREKNKYIHYTGYPSGLRTKTMDQVILKKGYSELLRKAVYGMLPSNKLRPRMMKNLNITE